From Toxotes jaculatrix isolate fToxJac2 chromosome 1, fToxJac2.pri, whole genome shotgun sequence, a single genomic window includes:
- the LOC121184825 gene encoding sorting nexin-1-like has product MAASSDRSPPPFSAAEEPEAGLADMADGDSDEGEDIFVRNSNPVAVSRGVSQPDHVSEEPPDLFSEEEASNTTAKSNGVHSDDDNDLFAEAHVELSTDKPGSFGRKELSSSSGPCSVSSFTQSPAAMQPTSLEQLEEEEAKDSFDVDVAVTNPEKVGDGMNAYVAYKVSTRTSLAMFRSKTFSVRRRFSDFLGLYEKLSVKQSLHGCIIPPPPEKSVVGMTKVKVGMDDPSSVEFVERRRAALERYLQRVVAHPSLIQDPDVREFLERDDLPRAVNTQALSGAGFLKMINKASDAVNKMTIKMNESDTWFEDKFQEVENEEQQLRKLHAVVDSLVNHRKELCGNTAVFAKSMAMLGNSEDNTALSRALSQLAEVEDKMEQLHQEQAASDFFIFAELLADYIRLLGAVRGCFDQRMRAWQRWQEAQSTLQKKREAEAKLLWANKPDKLQQAKEEITEWEARVTQYERDFDRIGMTVRKEVLRFEKEKAKDFKSQIIKYLEAMLQSQQRLIKFWEAFLPEAKAIA; this is encoded by the exons ATGGCGGCCAGCTCAGACCGGagtcctcctcctttctccgcagctgaagagccagaaGCCGGACTGGCTGACATGGCAGATGGAGACAGCGACGAAGGAGAGGACATCTTCGTCAGAAAC AGTAACCCTGTGGCTGTGAGTCGAGGAGTTTCTCAGCCGGACCATGTCAGTGAAGAGCCaccagatttgttcagtgaggAGGAGGCCAGCAACACAACTGCCAAGTCCAACGGAGTTCACTCTGATGATGATAACGACCTGTTCGCTG agGCACACGTggagctgagcacagacaagcCTGGTAGCTTTGGTAGGAAGGAGCTCTCCAGCTCTTCTGGCCCTTGTTCTGTCTCCTCGTTCACCCAGAGTCCTGCAGCCATGCAGCCCACCTCCTTGGAGCAG ttggaggaggaagaagccaAGGACAGTTTTGATGTGGACGTTGCTGTCACCAACCCTGAGAAAGTTG GCGATGGCATGAATGCATATGTGGCCTACAAAGTGTCCACCAGG ACGTCCCTGGCCATGTTCAGGAGTAAAACCTTCTCTGTGAGGAGGCGTTTTAGTGACTTCCTGGGTCTTTATGAAAAGCTGTCGGTGAAGCAGTCGCTCCACGGCTGCATCATTCCACCACCACCTGAGAAAAGTGTTGTAG GAATGACCAAAGTGAAGGTGGGAATGGATGACCCGTCGTCAGTAGAGtttgtggagagaagaagagcagctCTGGAGAG ATATCTTCAGAGAGTGGTGGCTCATCCATCATTAATACAAGATCCTGACGTCCGTGAGTTCTTGGAGAGAGATGAT ctacCCAGGGCAGTGAACACCCAGGCACTGAGTGGAGCTGGCTTCCTCAAAATGATCAATAAGGCATCAGATGCTGTCAACAAGATGACCATCAAGATGAACGAGTCTGACACT TGGTTTGAGGACAAGTTCCAGGAGGTGGAGAATGAGGAGCAGCAATTGAGGAAGCTTCATGCTGTGGTTGACTCCCTGGTCAATCACAGGAAGG AACTGTGTGGGAACACGGCAGTATTTGCCAAAAGTATGGCCATGTTGGGAAACTCTGAGGACAACACAGCCCTGTCACGGGCCCTGTCCCAGctggcagaggtggaggacaaGATGGAGCAGCTGCACCAGGAGCAGGCAGCCAGTGACTTCTTCATCTTTGCAGAGCTGCTGGCTGACTACATCCGCCTCCTGGGTGCTGTGCGG GGCTGTTTTGACCAGCGCATGCGGGCGTGGCAACGATGGCAGGAGGCTCAGAGCACACtccagaagaagagagaggccGAGGCCAAGCTGCTGTGGGCTAACAAACcggacaaactgcagcaggctAAAGAGGAGAtcactgag TGGGAGGCGAGGGTCACTCAGTACGAGAGAGATTTTGACAGGATTGGCATGACTGTACGCAAGGAGGTTCTCAGGTTTGAG aaagaaaaagccaaGGATTTCAAGAGCCAGATAATTAAATATTTGGAGGCAATGCTGCAGTCTCAACAACGG CTTATAAAGTTTTGGGAGGCATTCCTGCCTGAGGCAAAGGCAATAGCttaa